A window of the Natrinema salifodinae genome harbors these coding sequences:
- a CDS encoding pyridoxamine 5'-phosphate oxidase family protein — translation MGSIPDEFHELFEKETFAHVATLTEEGLPHVTPVWIDYDADDDRLLVNTERGRQKERNVRNNPGVGVSMTDPDDPYTHLSVIGEVDEITTEGAREHIDVLAQRYMDVDEYPNPIETERVLLRIRPDRVL, via the coding sequence ATGGGTTCGATTCCCGACGAGTTCCACGAGCTGTTCGAGAAGGAAACGTTCGCGCACGTCGCCACCCTCACCGAGGAAGGGCTCCCGCACGTAACGCCGGTCTGGATCGACTACGACGCGGACGACGACCGCCTGTTGGTCAACACCGAACGCGGCCGCCAGAAGGAGCGAAACGTCCGGAACAATCCCGGCGTCGGCGTCAGCATGACCGATCCCGACGACCCCTACACCCACCTCTCGGTGATCGGCGAGGTCGACGAGATCACGACCGAAGGGGCGCGCGAACACATCGACGTGCTGGCCCAGCGGTACATGGACGTCGACGAGTATCCGAATCCGATCGAAACCGAACGCGTGCTCCTGCGGATTCGGCCGGATCGCGTCCTGTGA